A window of Papilio machaon chromosome 1, ilPapMach1.1, whole genome shotgun sequence contains these coding sequences:
- the LOC106712771 gene encoding nucleolar protein 58, with product MLVLFETSAGYAIFKLLDESKLSQIDDLYQEFNTPEGASSVVKLKNFIKFEDTTEALAATTAAIEGKLSKTLKKALKKYVCKEIQDQLLVGDAKLGSAIKEKFDLQCVSNSNVQELMRCIRSQMDSLLTGLPKKEMTAMALGLAHSLSRYKLKFSPDKIDTMIVQAQCLLDDLDKELNNYVMRCREWYGWHFPELGKIITDNTLFVKIVKLIGTRDNASKTDLSDILPEDLEEKVKEAAEISMGTEISDDDIMNIQNLCDEIISITDYRTHLTDYLKARMMAMAPNLTVLIGEHIGARLIAHAGSLMNLAKHPASTIQIFGAEKALFRALKTKKDTPKYGLIYHAQLVGQCSTKNKGKMSRMLAAKAALVTRVDAFGDDVSFELGAEHKVKLENKLRLLEEGNLRRISGTAKAKAKFEKYHSKTEKFQYPVGADSTLGKKTIKREHSPEEDEEVATKRVKLEDGAEDVKPKKKIKTEPQEESQDQLDNGIDGVPEKKKKKKKKSMDVSQAEEAAAEVEESQAQPEEPKSEKKKKKKRQSQVEEE from the exons ATGTTGGTTCTATTTGAAACATCGGCGGGTTATGCCATTTTCAAG TTACTAGATGAATCCAAGCTGTCACAAATTGATGACTTGTATCAAGAGTTTAACACTCCCGAAGGTGCTTCCTCTGT agtaaaattaaagaatttcATCAAATTTGAAGATACCACTGAAGCATTAGCTGCTACCACAGCAGCTATAGAAGGAAAGCTTTCTAAAACCCTCAAGAAAGCTCTTAAGAAGTATGTATGTAAGGAGATCCAGGATCAACTACTGGTAGGAGATGCCAAGCTCGGCAGTGCCATAAAGGAAAAGTTTGATTTACAATGTGTCTCCAACAGCAATGTGCAAGAACTGATGAGATGTATCCGTTCACAAATGGACAGCTTGCTCACAGGTCTGCCAAAAAAGGAGATGACTGCCATGGCCTTGGGTCTGGCCCATTCCCTATCGCGATACAAGTTGAAATTCTCCCCGGATAAAATAGACACAATGATAGTCCAAGCTCAATGCCTCCTAGATGATTTGGACAAAGAACTAAATAATTACGTAATGAGATGTCGAGAATGGTACGGCTGGCATTTCCCTGAACtaggtaaaattattacagacAACACATTATTTGTCAAAATAGTAAAACTTATTGGAACTCGAGATAATGCCTCTAAGACTGATCTATCGGACATTTTACCTGAAGATTTGGAAGAAAAAGTTAAGGAAGCTGCAGAAATATCAATGGGCACCGAGATATCGGATGATGATATCATGAATATCCAGAACCTATGTGAcgaaattatatcaataactGACTACAGAACACATTTAACTGACTACCTTAAAGCCCGTATGATGGCCATGGCTCCTAACCTAACTGTGTTGATTGGAGAACATATTGGGGCGAGACTGATAGCCCATGCGGGTTCACTGATGAATTTAGCCAAACATCCCGCATCCACAATCCAAATATTTGGTGCCGAGAAAGCTTTATTCAGAGCtctaaaaactaaaaaggACACCCCTAAGTATGGTTTGATATATCACGCCCAGCTGGTGGGTCAGTGCAGTACCAAGAACAAGGGCAAGATGTCCCGTATGCTGGCAGCCAAGGCAGCCCTCGTCACCAGAGTGGATGCGTTTGGTGATGATGTATCATTTGAGCTTGGAGCAGAACACAAAGTTAAGttagaaaataaacttagGCTGTTGGAAGAAGGAAACCTGAGGAGGATCAGTGGCACCGCCAAGGCTAAGGCGAAATTCGAAAAATATCACAGTAAAAC agAGAAGTTCCAATACCCTGTAGGTGCGGACAGCACACTTGGCAAGAAGACTATCAAGAGAGAACATTCTCCAGAAGAGGATGAAGAGGTAGCAACAAAGAGGGTGAAGCTGGAAGATGGTGCCGAAGAT gTGAAACCGAAAAAGAAGATTAAGACGGAACCTCAAGAGGAATCACAAGATCAACTTGACAATGGCATAGACGGTGTCcctgaaaagaaaaagaagaagaagaaaaagtcAATGGATGTTTCACAAGCGGAGGAAGCTGCAGCGGAAGTAGAGGAGTCACAAGCTCAGCCGGAGGAGCCCAAGAgtgaaaagaagaaaaagaaaaagagacAATCCCAAGTGGAAGAAGAATAA
- the LOC106712756 gene encoding beclin 1-associated autophagy-related key regulator, whose amino-acid sequence MALSYLAESEAPRDFKVSSTESDGHYKKCVLCYTVKKNFYCAECVRNGNFVHSSMPYSDRFAEKQAKLMRLKLNRQHVLDRCEKLLGPKLRKDILLTENKLSRDKLDLVRLAIEQRRSIIEAKRKELTELKNHNNELRLKLPRYQKRVASLGKHAQNQHIELQNKISIYNDQAQDLAALRRSRIRQFTKYIFPVYLSYDPSDSIEDLEFLGEDSEEEPPRRPQLHIGAPWIDADGDCSHIQAWGTTH is encoded by the exons ATGGCCCTCAGTTATCTTGCAGAGAGCGAAGCGCCGCGAGATTTCAAAGTTTCATCTACGGAGAGTGACGGACATTACAAGAAATGTGTTTTGTGTTATACAGTTAAGAAAAACTTCTATTGCGCCGAATGTGTCAGGAATGGAAACTTTGTACATTCTTCGATGCCTTACTCGGACAG ATTTGCTGAAAAACAAGCTAAACTGATGCGTTTAAAACTAAACAGACAACATGTACTGGACAGATGTGAAAAATTGTTAGGACCAAAGCTTAGAAAAGACATTCTGCTCACAGAGAATAAGTTGTCACGGGACAAGTTGGACCTTGTACGGCTTGCCATTGAGCAGCGGAGAAGTATTATAGAGGCCAAGAGAAAAGAGTTGACCGAGTTGAAAAATCACAATAATGAACTGCGACTCAAACTGCCGAGATATCAGAAAAGAGTAGCCAGTCTCGGGAAACATGCTCAAAATCAACATATAGAACTTCAGAACAAAATCAGTATTTACAATGACCAAGCTCAAGATCTTGCAGCACTGAGGAGATCTAGAATACGGCAATTTACTAAATACATATTTCCTGTTTACTTAAGCTATGACCcaag TGACAGCATAGAAGATCTCGAGTTCCTGGGCGAGGACTCGGAGGAGGAGCCTCCGCGGAGACCACAGCTGCACATCGGTGCGCCCTGGATCGATGCCGACGGCGACTGCTCGCATATACAAGCCTGGGGTACCACTCATTAA